A section of the Phaseolus vulgaris cultivar G19833 chromosome 8, P. vulgaris v2.0, whole genome shotgun sequence genome encodes:
- the LOC137824549 gene encoding uncharacterized protein — MDKSWINMPRNTCQYMDGLNKFLDFAFANKSIEGKIICPCPKCNLKKWQTREATHEHLILHPFPKGYTFWLLHGETSFVQNTTETPLVFQSNEHKVSGNDPMRVMVNDAFRNFFYDDNVEDDEDMRTRSSEMMPDEIAEYLKFMHDGQQSLYEGCGKYSKLSFLLKLYHIKCLCRMTDKAMSMILELLADAFDYAKIPCSFYEAKKIINKLGLHYTKIDACPNDCMLYYGEDKDKEVCKKCNESRWKRRKKNKTIDGTLKKQKKVSAKVLRYFPLKPRLQRMFMSSKIAEHMQWHASGSTNEGILRHPRDSEAGKNFDLINPQFASDARNVRLGLAADGFNPFGDLSTSHSTWPIVLIPYNLPPWMCMKQSSFILSMIIPGKRAQGNDIDVYLRPLIEELKELWNNGLKTFDSYSNEVFNMHAAILWTISDFPGLGTLSGWNTHTGLACPRCNFDTTPKKI, encoded by the coding sequence ATGGATAAGTCTTGGATTAACATGCCTCGAAATACATGTCAGTACATGGATggattgaataaatttttggacTTTGCATTTGCTAATAAGAGCATTGAGGGTAAGATAATTTGCCCATGCCCGAAATGCAATCTTAAAAAATGGCAAACTCGAGAAGCAACACATGAGCACTTGATTCTTCATCCTTTTCCAAAAGGTTATACATTCTGGCTTCTACATGGCGAGACAAGTTTTGTACAAAATACGACTGAAACACCTCTAGTTTTCCAATCAAATGAGCATAAAGTTTCTGGTAATGATCCCATGCGTGTCATGGTTAATGACGCATTCAGAAATTTTTTCTATGATGATAACGTGGAGGATGATGAGGATATGCGTACTAGATCAAGCGAAATGATGCCTGATGAAATTGCTGAGTATCTGAAGTTTATGCATGATGGGCAACAAAGTTTGTATGAAGGATGTGGCAAGTATTCTAAACTTTCTTTCTTGCTCAAATTGTACCACATCAAATGTCTATGTAGAATGACTGACAAGGCAATGTCAATGATATTGGAGTTGTTAGCAGATGCCTTTGATTATGCTAAAATTCCATGTTCCTTCTATGAAgctaagaaaatcattaataagCTTGGCCTTCATTACACCAAAATTGATGCTTGCCCAAATGATTGCATGTTGTACTATGGAGAAGACAAAGACAAAGAAGTTTGTAAGAAATGTAATGAATCTAgatggaaaagaagaaagaagaacaagactaTTGATGGTACTCTGAAAAAGCAAAAGAAAGTTTCTGCTAAAGTTTTAAGATATTTTCCATTGAAGCCACGCTTACAACGAATGTTTATGTCTTCTAAAATAGCCGAGCATATGCAATGGCATGCATCAGGAAGTACAAATGAAGGCATACTAAGGCATCCGAGGGATTCTGAAGCAGGGAAGAACTTTGATCTAATAAATCCTCAATTTGCTTCAGATGCTCGAAATGTTAGACTTGGTTTGGCAGCTGATGGATTCAATCCATTCGGTGATTTGAGTACAAGTCATAGTACTTGGCCTATTGTACTCATACCCTACAATCTTCCTCCTTGGATGTGTATGAAGCAAAGTTCATTCATTCTTTCCATGATCATTCCCGGTAAAAGAGCACAAGGAAATGATATTGATGTATATTTAAGGCCTTTAATTGAAGAATTAAAAGAGCTATGGAACAATggacttaaaacttttgatTCATATAGCAATGAAGTGTTTAATATGCATGCAGCTATATTGTGGACCATTAGTGATTTTCCTGGTCTTGGAACCTTATCTGGGTGGAATACACATACTGGGTTGGCTTGCCCTAGGTGTAATTTTGACACTACTCCTAAGAAGATTTAG